GGCTCGATCCCGAGGGCATCCACTGGATCCGGAATCTGATGAGGCGCCTGGCGGGCGAGGGCCGGACGGTGTTCGTCTCCAGCCACCTGATGAGCGAGATGGCGCTGACGGCCGATCATCTGGTCGTCATCGGCCGGGGCAGGCTGCTGGCGGACACGAGCATGGCCCGGTTCATCGAGGGTCACGCGCGCACGTTCGTCCGCGTCCGCACCCCCGAGCCGGAGCGGATGCTCGACGCGCTGGCCGGAGCCGGGCTGCCGGGCGAGCGGCGGGCCGACGGCACCATCGAGGTCGAGGGTTCACGGGCCGCCCGGATCGGCGAGCTGGCCGCCGCGCACGGTCTCGTGCTGCACGAGCTGAGCCCGTGCCAGGCGTCGCTGGAGGAGGCGTTCATGCGGCTGACGCGCGAATCGGTCGAGTTCCAGGCCGGGGCGCGGGCGGCGGGCTGAGCCATGACGAACGGCCGTGTCCTGCTGTCGGAGTGGACGAAGATCAGGTCGGTCCGCTCCACGGTGTGGACCCTGGTCACCGCCCTGGTGGTGACGGCGACGTTCGGCACGCTGATCAGCCTGCTGTTCCGGAACACCTACGAGGACCTCTCCCGCGCGGACCGGCTGACGTTCGACCCGACCCTCACCAGCTTCGCGGGCATCACGCTCGGGCAGCTCGCGATGATCGCCTACGGCATCCTGGTGGTGTCCAACGAGTACGGCACCGGGATGATCCGCGCCTCACTCGCCGCCGTCCCCCGGCGTGGGGTCCTGATGTCCGCCAAGGTCGCCGTCGCCACCGCGCCGGCGCTGCCGGTCGGGCTGGCGACCAGCTTCCTGACGTTCTTCCTGGGGCAGACGGCGCTGGGCCGGTACCGCACCGACCTCGGTGAACCGGGCGTGCTGCGGGCCGTGTTCGGCGCCGGCCTCTACCTGGCGCTGATCGCGCTCTTCGCGATGGGCGTGGCGTGGGCGCTGCGCGGCCCGGTGCTGTCCTTCGGGGTGCTGATCCCCTTCTTCTTCCTGATCTCCGGCATCCTGGCGAACGTGTCCGCCACCGAGAAGATCGGCGACTACCTGCCCGACCAGGCCGGCTCGCGCATCATGCGGGTGGTGGACGACGGCGAGCAGCCGTACGGACCGTGGGGCGGACTGGCGATCATGCTCGGGTGGATCGTGGCGGCGCAGCTCGCCGGCTATCTGGTGCTCAGGAAACGGGACGCGTAGCACCCGCCACCCAGTCAGCCGATATGGTCATAGTCCTTCATGGGGACGAGATCCGCTGGGGCGGGTGAGGCAGGCAGGATGATCGAGGCAGTCGGCCTGACGAAGAGCTACGGCTCGAAGACGGCCGTGTACAACCTGACGTTCCAGGTGCGGCCGGGCAAGGTGACGGGTTTTCTCGGCCCGAACGGCGCGGGCAAGAGCACCACCATGCGGATGATCCTCGGCCTGGACGAGCCGACCGGCGGCGGCGTCACCATCGGCGGCTATCCCTACCGGCAGCTCCCGAACGCGCCGCGCCAGGTCGGCGCCCTGCTGGACGCGAACGCCAAGCACGGCGGGCGCAGCGCGCGGGCCCACCTGCTGTGCCTGGCGCAGCTCTCCGGCATCCCGGCCCGGCGGGTCGACGAGGTGCTGGGCGTGGTGGGGCTCCAGGACGTGGCGCGGAAGCGGTCCAAGGGCTTCTCGCTCGGCATGGGCCAGCGGCTCGGCATCGCGGCGGCGCTGCTCGGCGACCCGCAGGTGCTGCTGTTCGACGAGCCGGTGAACGGGCTCGACCCGGAGGGCATCCTCTGGGTCCGCCACCTGATGCGGCGGCTGGCCGCGGAGGGGCGGACGGTGTTCGTCTCCAGCCACCTGATGAGCGAGATGGCACAGACGGCGGATCACCTGATCGTGATCGGGCGCGGGCAGCTGATGGCCGACATGCCGGTGCAGGACTTCATCCAGCAGAACTCCACGGGCTACGCGCGGGTCCGCGTCCCGGACGGCGAGCGGGAGCAGCACGAGGCGCTCGTCCGCGCCCTGAGCGGGGCGGGCGGCCACGTCACCCCGGAGCAGGACGGCGCGCTGAAGGTCATCGGCCTGGAGCTCCCCCGGATCAGCGACCTCGCCCACGAGGCGGGGGCACGGCTGTGGGAGCTCTCCCCGCATCAGGCGTCGCTGGAGGAGGCGTACATGCGGATGACGCAGGGCGCGGTGGATTTCCGTTCCACGGCGGATCAGCGCGCGGGCCTCCAGTACGCCCCCGCGCCCCCCCATCACCCCCTGCCCCACCCCACCGCGGCGGGCTACGCCGCGCCGGCGCCGGTCGCGGCCCCGGCGGTGGCCCAGGTCCCGCCGCAGGCGCAGGCCGCGCCCGCCGCGCCCGGCACCATGCGGCTCCAGGCGATGCCCCCCGCCCAGGCACCGGCCCCCGTCCCGCAGGCCGCGCCCGGCACCATGCGGCTCCAGGCGATGCCCCCCGCCCAGGCCCAGGCCCAGGCACCGGCCCCCGTCCCGCAGGCCGCGCCCGGCACGATGCGGCTCCAGGCGATGCCCGCGCGGTCGACGCCGCCCAGCCAGGACGCCGCGCCGCAGGAGGAGGCGGACTTCCCGATCGCTCCGGCCGCGCCGCCCGCGCAGGGTGCCGGCACCGTCCAGCTCCGCGCCATGCCCGCCGCCCCACCGTCCGCTCCGCCGGCGCCGCCCGCCCAGGGCACCGCGCCGGGCGGCAGTGCCACCTCCGAGGACGTCCGATGACCACGCAGCCTCTCGTTCCGCCGCAGGCACCGCCGTTCACGCCGCCCGCGCAGGGCGTCGCGCCGGGGTACGCCTCGCCCATTCCCGTCCGGGCCACCCACCTCGGGCACGCCATCGCGTCGGAGTGGACCAAGATCCGGACGGTCCGTTCCACCGTCTGGACGCTCATCATCATGTTCCTGCTCACCGTCGGCGTCGGTCTGCTCTACGCGGGCGCGCTCAGCGGCGAGGAGTACGTGGGCATGCCGCTCCTGGCGGGCGGCTTCTTCGGGCTGATGTTCGGACAGATCTGCGTCATCACCCTCGGCGTCCTGGTGATCTCCTCGGAGTACGGCACCGGCATGATGCGCACCACCTTCACCGCCTGCCCGCAGCGCGGCCGGGTGCTGCTCGCGAAGGCGCTGGTGTTCTTCCTGCTCGCCTTCACCATGACGCTCATCGCCTGCGCGCTGACCGGGCTGATCCACTCGTCCATGCTCGGCGACCAGATCCTCCCCTCCTACGCCGCCGACGACCCGTTCATGGAGGACTCCATCGAGCACGGCGAGTTGGTGGCGACCGGCGGCCACTGGCTGGGGGCGACCGTCGGGGCCGCGCTCTACGTCTCGCTGCTCGGGCTGCTCGGGCTGGCCGTCGGCGGGCTGCTGCGGCACTCGGCCGGGGCCATCACCACCATGCTCGGCATCGTGCTGCTGCCGCTGCTGACCGCGCTGTTCATGGTCGGCGAGAGCCTTGCGTCGACGCGCGAGAAGCTGATCGAGTACTCACCGCTGAACGGCCTGGCCTCGCTCTACCGTATCCCGATGGAGGGCGACGACAGCGCCACCGGCTGGCCACTGCTCGGGCTGCTGGCCGCCGTGACCGTGGCCGCCCTGGTCGGCGCCTATGTGCGGCTGACCACCACGGACGCCTGACACCGGACGGTGATCCGGCCGCCGCCGGATCACTGCCAGCGGCCACTGCCAGCGGCCACTGCCAGCGGCCACTCGGCAACGGCCGCTCAGTAACAGCCGCTCAGTAACGGGGCGCGTTCCGCGACCGCTGGACCCTGGCCCCCCGGCGGTCGCGGGCGTCCCAGCACGCCCGGTGCCAGTGGCGGCGGTCGTCGACGGCGCCGAGCCGGGGCCAGGCCACCACGTGCGGCACCCGGGGCGGGATCTCCTGATCGCACCCCGGGCAGCGGTAGTGCTTGGCCGCGGCGGCGCCCGCGATCCGGCGCACGACCCACTCCTCGCCGCGCCACTCCTCCGCGACCTCCAGGCCCCACTCGCGCGGGCCGTCGGCGTGATGGGGCTGCTGACCGCCGTGCGGACGGTTGCGACGCGGAGACACGGGAACCCCTCGAAGTCGTTCGGCAGGCCGACAGGGTCAGTGCGGCCGGTTCACGAGTCTACGCGTCACGGACGCCCCAGGATCCTGACTGACCATCATCAAAAAACTGCCCGGGGCCCGTGCCCATGGCACGTGTCATGCGTTAGGGCGCATGGGGGAAGCGTGATGCGTGTGGATGAACGCATGGGCGAGAGGGCGACGGCGATGACAACGACGACGAAGACGTTACGGATCGGGACATTCGCACTGGCCGGCCGGTTCCCGGGGCAGAGCGACGCGGAGGCGCTGCACCGGACGGTGCGCTCGGCGGTGGCCGCCGACGAGGCGGGGCTCGACTCCGTATGGCTGGCGGAGCACCACTTCGTGCCCTACGGGGTCTGTCCGTCGGCGGCCACCCTGGCGGCCCTGCTGCTGGGCAGGACCCGGCGGATCCGGATCGGCACGGCGATCAGCGTGCTGACGACCACGCACCCGGTGTCGCTGGGCGAGCAGGCGGCGCTGCTGCACATCGCCTCCGGGGGCCGGTTCTCGCTGGGCGTCGGGCGCGGCGGCCCGTGGATCGACCTGGAGGTCTTCGGCGGCGGGGTCGAGGCGCTGGAGAAGGGGTTCCCCGAGGCGCTGGACCTGCTGCTGCGCTGGCTGGGCGAGGCGAGCGTCGGCGCGGACGGGGACCGCTACCGCTTCCGCGAGGTGGCGGTCGTGCCCCGGGCCGCCGACGGGCCGCCGGTGCTGGTCGCCTGCACCTCCCCGGGCACGGTACGGGAGGCCGCGCGGCACGGGCTGCCGATGCTGCTGGGTATGCACATCGGCGACGAGGAGAAGGCGCACATGGTGGCGTTATGGCGCGCGGCGGCGGGCGAGGCCGGGGTGGACGGCGACACCATCGCCGCCGCCGACCATGTGTCGGTCGGCGTGGCCCAGGTCTCCGACAGCCAGACGGAGGCCGTCGAGACGCTGCGCCGGGCGCTGCCCGGCTGGCTGCGGCAGGGGCTGGCCGCGCACCGGACGGTGGACGGGCGGGCGCGCCGGATGCGCGACGCCCTCGCGTACACGGAGCTGCTGTGCGAGCTGCATCCGGTGGGTCCGCCGCAGCTGTGCGCGGACCGGCTGGCGGCGACCGCGGAGCGCACCGGCATCACCCGTTTCGCCCTGCTGGTGGAGGGCTCCGGCGACACCGTGACGACGGAGCTGAACGTGCGCCGGCTGGCCGGCGACGTGCTGCCGCTCCTCCCGGTTCACGCGGAGCCGAGGGGGGCGGCAGCACGGGGAACGACGGCGGTGGCCGAAGCTCGTGCGACCGTCAGCAGTCCCGCAGCTCCGGCGACTGGTTGAGGATCTGGCCACGTATGGACGTGAACCTGGTCAGGGACGACGCGGACTCGGCTCCGAGGGGGAAGACCGCCACCCGGTGGCAGTTCTGGAAGGCGAGCTTCACTCCGAAGTGTCGCTCCAGCGCGCCCCGGATGGCGTCGCTGGCCAGGGCGCGCAGCAGCTGACCGCGCGCCTGTTCGTCCGGTGGGGGCGTGGTGTTGTCGGCGAATTCGCCGCCGTCGACCTGGAGCCGGGCGACCAGCGTGCTGATCATGTTCCAGGCGAAGGGCAGGGAATTCCGGACGCAGTCGATGAATTCGGCTTCATCGACCTCGCCTCGCTCGGCCTGCTCCAGCAGGGCCGGTGAGACGTCGAGCGACATGGGTTCTCCTCTCGCGACCCCTGGCCAGGGGGTCTTGCGGACAGGCCAGGGAGCCCCCCGCGCGCGTTCGTCCTGTCCACGGACCGTTGCGACGGCGACGCCCCCCGGCTCAACCGTAGGCTGCCTGGCCCGTGCATGTCAGTGGATTGAGCACATAACTGGCCACTGTCGAATCCCACGAATCCCACCTATATCGCTGGCCCGCTCCCGCCCCATCCGCACGGCGGCCGGACCCGTCCGGCGGGGCGTCAGCGGTGCTCGGCGAGCCAGCGGTAGCACAGCTCGGGCCGGCCCACATGCCCGTAGCGCGGGCGGCGTTCGGCCCGGCCCGCGTCGACCAGATGCTCCAGGTAGCGGCGCGCGGTGATCCGCGAGACGCCCGCGGCCTCGGCCGTCGCGCTCGCCGTGACCCCCTCCTCGGGGGCGGCGCGCAGCACGCGCGTCACGGCGGCCAGCGTGCTGTCGCTCATGCCCTTGGGCAGCGCGGCGGGCCGGGGCGCCCGCAGGGCCGACAGCGCCCGGTCGACCTCCTCCTGGCCGGCCGCCTCGCCCACCGCCGCGCGGAACTCGGCGTAGCGGCCGAGCCGGTCCCGCAGCGTGGCGAACGCGAACGGCTTCAGCACGTACTGCACGACGCCGAGCGAGACGCCCTCCCGCACCACGGCCAGGTCGCGCGCCGAGGTCACCGCGATCACGTCCGTGTCGTGGCCGGCGGCGCGCAGCGCGCGGACCAGCCGCAGGCCGTGGCCATCGGGCAGGTAGAGGTCGAGCAGGAGGAGGTCGACGGGGGCGCGTTCCACCTCCCGCCGGGCCTGGGCGCCGGTGCGGGCCGTGCCGCACACCGTGAAGCCGGGCACGCGCTGTACGTACTGGCGGTGGGCCTCGGCGGCGAGCGGGTCGTCCTCCACCACGAGGACTCGGATCTCGGACGCCGCGTCGCGGCTCCCGGTCACATCGGCACCGCCGCGTCGGCGCGCAGCGGCAGCCGCACGGTGAACTCGGCGCCGCCGCCCGGGGCGCGCGATATGCCGATGGTGCCGTCGTTGCGCCGGACGGACTGGCCGACGAGGGCGAGGCCGAGGCCACGGCCCTCGCTCTTGGTGGACCAGCCCCGGCGGAAGGCGTCGGCGGTCCGCTCGGGGTCGAGCCCGGTGCCGGTGTCGCGCACGGACAGCAGCAGCTCGCCCTCGGCGACGTGGGCCGTCACGGTGACCTGCGGGCTCCTGGCGTCCGCGCCGTCCAGGGCGGCGTCCACGGCGTTGTCGATCAGGTTGCCCAGGATCGTCACCAGGTCGCGAGCCGGGAGCGTGGCGGGCAGCACGCCGTCGTCGATCCGGCTGTCGTCGGCGAGCGTCAGCGCCACGCCGCGTTCGCTGGCCTGGGCCGCCTTGCCCAGCAGCAGCGCGGCCAGCACGGGCTCGGCGACCGCCCCCACCACCTGGTCGGTCAGCGCCTGCGCCAGCTCCAGCTCCGCCGTGGCGAACTCGACGGCCTCCGGCGCCCGCCCCAGCTCGATGAGCGAGACGACGGCGTGCAGCCGGCCTGCGGCCTCGTGCGCCTGGGAGCGCAGCGCCTCGGTGAAGCCGCGCACCGAGTCCAGCTCCCCGGTCAGCGCCTGGAGCTCGGTGTGGTCGCGCAGGGTCACCACCGTGCCGTGCCGCTCGCCGCCGGAGACCGGGGACGTGTTGACGACGACGATGCGGTCCTCCGTCACGTGCACCTCGTCCACCCGGGGCTCGGCGGACAGCAGTGTCTCGGTCAGCGGCGCGGTCAGGCCGAGATCGGCGGCGTGCCGGCCGACCTGGTCGCCGCTGACGCCGAGCAGCTCGCGGCCGGCGTCGTTGATGAGCCCGATCCGGCCGTCACCGTCGAGCAGCAGCAGTCCCTCGCGCACCGCGTGCAGGGTGGCCTGGTGGTAGTCGTGCAGCCGGCTCAGCTCCTGGGGGTTCATGCCGTGGGTGTGGCGGCGCAGCCTGGCGTTGACGGCGTAGGTGCCGAGGCCGCCGAGAGCCAGCGCGCCGGCGGCCACCGCGAACAGGGCGGTGACCTGCTGGGCGACCCGGTCCCCGATCGCCTCGACGGCGAGGCCGGCGCTGACCAGTGCCACGATCTCGCCGTCCTCGTCGCGGACCGGGGTGACGGCGCGAACGGAGCGGCCGAGAGTGCCGGTGTAGGTCTCGGTGAAGGTCCGCCCCGCCAGCGCCGGTGCGGTGTGGCCGACGAACTCCTCGCCGATCATCGCCGGGTCGGGGTGGGTCCACCGGATGCCGGACGGGGCCATGATCGTGACGAAGGTGATCCCGGTGTCCCGGCGGACCTGCTCGGCGTACGGCTGGAGCAGCGCCGACGGATCGTCCGCGCGCGCGGCGGACCGCACCGAGGGCGCGCCCGCGACGCCCCGGGCCGTGGCGGTCACCAGGTCGCGGGCGGCGTCCTCCGCCTGCGCCCGGTCGGCGAGGTAGGTGAACAGCGCGCACAGCGCCACCACGACGGCGACCAGCACGACCTGCATGGCGAAGAGCTGGCCGGCCAGACTGCGCGGCCGGGGCGCGCGGGGCAGTCGCATGCCGTCAGTGTGCCCGCACGGCGACGATGGCCGAAACCCGTCGTCGGCGACAAAGGAGCAGGTCGCGTGAGCGCGAACGCTATGAACGGAAACGTGACGGGCGTCTCACCCGGGTGAATAGTCGCGGAGACGTCGAGCCGACGCACATCTCCCACGCTCCAAGTCCCCACGCTCCATGTCCCCGCGGTCCCCGCGGTCCCGGCGGTATCCCCGCGGTCCCCGCGGTCCCGGCGGTATCCCCGCAGTCCCCGCAGTCCCCGCGGTTCCCGCAGTCCCACTCCGCACTCCACGAAGACGAGGAGGCCGCCGCTATGACCGAGACGGTGACCACGACCGCGACCGAACCCCCGGGCCGCAGACGCGATCGCACCCACTACCTGTACATCGCCGTGATCCTGGCGGTGGTCGCCGGCATCGCGGTGGGGCTGGCGGCGCCGGACGCCGGCGTCGAGCTGAAGCCGCTCGGCACCGGGTTCGTCAACCTGATCAAGATGATGATCTCGCCGGTCATCTTCTGCACGATCGTGCTGGGCATCGGCTCCGTCCGCAAGGCCGCCAAGGTCGGCGCGGTCGGCGGGCTCGCGCTGGGCTACTTCCTCGTGATGTCGACCTTCGCGCTCGCCATCGGCCTGCTCGTCGGCAACATCCTGGAGCCGGGCTCCGGACTGCACCTCACGGAGGCGACCCGGGACGCGGGCGCGGCCCAGGCCGAGGGCGCGAGCGAGTCGACCGTCGACTTCCTGCTCGGGATCATCCCGACCACGATGGTGTCCGCCTTCACCGAGGGCGAGGTGCTCCAGACCCTGCTGATCGCCCTGCTCGCGGGCTTCGCGCTGCAGGCCCTCGGCCCGGCCGGCGAGCCGGTGCTGCGCGGTGTGGGCTCCATCCAGCGGCTGGTGTTCCGCGTGCTGGCCATGATCATGTGGCTGGCCCCGGTCGGCGCGTTCGGCGCGATCGCGGCGGTGGTCGGCGAGACGGGCACGGACGCCCTGCGGTCGCTGGCGGTCATCATGTTCGGCTTCTACGCGACCTGTCTGATCTTCGTCTTCGGCATCCTCGGACTGGTGCTGCGGGTGGTCGCCGGGGTGAACATCTTCACCCTGCTGCGCTACCTCGGCCGTGAGTTCCTGCTGATCCTGTCGACGTCGTCGTCGGAGTCGGCGCTGCCGCGCCTGATAGCGAAGATGGAGCACGCGGGCGTGAGCCGCCCGGTCGTCGGCATCACCGTGCCGACGGGCTACTCGTTCAACCTCGACGGCACCGCGATCTACCTCACCATGGCGTCGCTGTTCATCGCCGAGGCGATGGGCGACCCGCTGTCGCTCGGCGAGCAGATCTCGCTGCTCGGCTTCATGATCATCGCCTCCAAGGGCGCGGCCGGCGTGACCGGCGCGGGCATGGCCACCCTGGCCGGCGGCCTCCAGTCGCACCGCCCCGAACTCCTCGACGGCGTTGGGCTGATCGTCGGCATCGACCGCTTCATGAGCGAGGCCAGGGCGCTGACCAACTTCGCGGGCAACGCGGTGGCCACCGTCGTGATCGGAACCTGGACCAAGGAGATCGACAAGGGCCGGATGCGCGAAGTCCTCACCGGAGCCCTGCCGTTCGACGAGGCCACGCTGATCGACGACGGCCACGGCGGAGACGACGGCAAGGGCCACGGCGGCGACCGGGGCGAGACGCCCGCGACCGACCGGGAGCCGGTCGGGGTGTGATCGGCCGGCCGGCGGACCTCTAGGCTGAGCCCATGCGTCTCGTCATCGCCCGCTGCTCGGTCGACTACGCCGGCCGGCTCACCGCCCATCTCCCCCTGGCACCACGGCTGATCCTCGTCAAGGCGGACAACTCGGTGTCCATCCACGCCGACGACCGGGCCTACAAGCCGCTCAACTGGATGTCGCCGCCGTGCACGCTGAAGGAGGCCACTGGGGACGGAACGCCGGTGTGGACGGTGGAGAACAAGGCGGGCGAGAAGCTCATCATCACGATGGCGGAGATACTGCACGACTCCTCGCACGAACTGGGCGTCGACCCGGGGCTGATCAAGGACGGCGTGGAGGCCCACCTCCAGGAGCTGCTGGCGGACCGGATGGACACGCTGGGCGAGGGCTGCACGCTGATCCGCCGCGAATACCCCACGGCGATCGGCCCGGTGGACATCCTGGGCCGCGACGCCGGGGGCGGCACCATCGCCGTGGAGATCAAGCGGCGCGGCGAGATCGACGGGGTCGAGCAGCTCACGCGCTATCTGGAGCTGCTCAACCGCGATCCGCTGCTGTCCCCCGTGAAGGGCGTGTTCGCGGCCCAGGAGATCAAGCTCCAGGCTCGCACTCTGGCCACGGACCGGGGCATCCGGTGCGTGACGCTCGACTACGAGGCCCTGCGCGGCATCGACGACGACAAGCTCCGCCTGTTCTGACGCCCGGACTCAGAGGACGGACGCCCGCGCGCCACCCGGGGTCGGCGTGACGGGCGGCGCGCCAATCACGCCGGTCACCTGCTCGGTCGGAGGATCGGTCGGTGGGTTCGTCGGTTCTTCGGTCGGCGTCGGCGGGTCCGTCGGCGGGTCGGTGGGCTCTTCGGTCTCGGTGGGCGGGTCCGTCGGTTCTTCCGGCTCCGTGGGCGTTCCGGTCGGGTCGGAGTCGCCGTCGCCGTTCGACGCGCCGCCGCTGCCCTGGCCGCCGGCGGCCCCGTCCTCCTCCCCCGTCGGGTCCGGAGTGGTCGGGTCCGGGTCGGTGGGCACATACGGGTCCCGTGAGGTGGCCGACTCCGCGGGAGTCTCTGTCCCGGACGGGCTGTCCGACGGCTTCGGGGAACGGTTCGCCGGGGATGCGGACGGGGTGCCGGTGTGCTCGGTGAGGGGGACGTCGGGGTCGGTGACCGCCGGGTCGCGGTGCTGGACGTTCTCCGGGGCGTTGTCCTGGCCCGAGCTGAGGCCGAGTGCCACGACCGTGCCGAGCACGGCGAGCAGCAGACCGCCCGCCGCCGCGACCGCGCCCCGGCGCATGCCCGGCGCGGCCTCCGGCTCGTCCTCGTCCGCGCCCGTCGGCGGCCGGAGGATCACCTGTGTGAGGTCATCCGACCCCGGCACCGGCCCGGGAGCCGCGCCCGCCGGGGTGGCCAGGGCCCCCGCCGGGAGGGCGAGGGGCTGGGTCCGCGCGGTCCCGCCGGGCGGCAGGGCGCGCGGGCCGGTCAGGTCCGCGACGAGGGCGAGCGCCCGGCGGCCCGCCACCGCGCCGGCCGCGTCGGCGACGGCGGCGCGCAGGGCCGCGGCCGCCTCCAGCTCGGCGCGGGCGCGGTCGAGGCGGCCCTCGCAGATGGCGAGCACGCCCAGCTCGTGGTGGAAGTACGCCTCCTGGGCGACCTCTCCGGCGGTCCGCGCCGCCTCCTGGCCGCCGCGGAGGACCCGTTCCCACATCCCCCAGCGCGGTGTGCCGGCCAGCATGGGGGCCGCCGCGCGGGCGAGTGTGGCGACGGCGGTGACGTGTCCGGCACGGTGCGCCGCCCGCAGGACGGCGAGCAGCACCTCGGCCTCGGCCGCGACCGCCGCCGGAGTGACGCTCGCCTCGGACAGCCACCATGTGTAACGCCAGGCGGCGCTGAGCGTGCGGTCGGCCGAGCCCTCCCCGTAACCGGCCGCGAGCAGGTCCGCGACCACGCCCGAGGCCAGCCGGTGGCGCCCGCCGAGCCCCGTCAGCAGGCCGGATTCCAGCAGCTCCGTGTACGCCTCGGCGGCCTGCGGCTCCCCGGTGAGCGAGGGCAGGCGGGCCGCCTCGGGCATGTCGCCCCCGAGCGCGGTGGCGAGCCGCAGGACCTCGCGGGCCGCCTCGGACAGCGCGGCGGCGAGGGTCACGGTGAGCGTGACCGAGTCGGGGAGCGGGACCTCCGGGCCGCCGCGGCGGTGGAAGGCCGCGGCGGCCTGGACGAAACGTTGCGGCAGGCCCTCGGTGTCGAACCACAGGTCGGCCGCCCAGTCGGTCTCGGCCTGGTCGAGGGGGCGGCCGATGCGGAATTCCAGCAGCTCCAGGGCGGCGGTGCGGCTGAGGCCGGGGAGGAGAAGCTCCTCGACGCGGGCGGCGCCGGTCGCGGCGGGCAGGCCGGGGAGGCCGGCCACCAGGAGCGCGCACTCGGGGGTGGCGTCGAGGATCTCATCGAGCCCCGCGCCGCCGAACTCGATGTCGTCGATGATGACCACGGCGCCGATCTCCCGCAGGGCGGCGGCGAGTTCGGTCGGGCCGGGGCGGTACGCGGGGATGTGGTGCGCGGCGGCGTACAGCTCGTGCAGCAGGTCCTTCGGGGAGCGCCGGTAGCCGTCGAGGCGTATGACCCCGAGCGGGGCGAGCCCGGCGCAGTCCCGGGCGACGGCGTCGAGGAGCGCCGTGCGGCCGGTGCCGGGGGCACCGGCGATGCGGACGGAACGGCCGTGGGCCAGCAGCCGGCCGAGCCGGTGCCGTATCTCGTCGCGCTCCAGGAGCGGTGTCTCGTCGTCCTGCCCGGACCCGGCCTCGCTCGCGGAGGCGGGCGCGCGGCGCGGGGTGATCGGACGGCGTCCGGGCGGACAGGACTCGATCTCGCTGCCGTCGACGGGATTGACGGTGAGCAGGAAGTCCCCGGCGACCAACTCGACGGCCCGCGCGGGACCCGCCTGGGCGCCCTTCGGTGCGCCGGGCTGCTCCCCCTCGGATGCGGAGTGATTCTGGTCCATGGTCGATGTCTCTCGGGTGCGGTGCGGCGGAACCGGCTGCTGGTGCGAACGCTACCGCCGCCT
Above is a window of Streptomyces sp. NBC_01803 DNA encoding:
- a CDS encoding sensor histidine kinase — its product is MRLPRAPRPRSLAGQLFAMQVVLVAVVVALCALFTYLADRAQAEDAARDLVTATARGVAGAPSVRSAARADDPSALLQPYAEQVRRDTGITFVTIMAPSGIRWTHPDPAMIGEEFVGHTAPALAGRTFTETYTGTLGRSVRAVTPVRDEDGEIVALVSAGLAVEAIGDRVAQQVTALFAVAAGALALGGLGTYAVNARLRRHTHGMNPQELSRLHDYHQATLHAVREGLLLLDGDGRIGLINDAGRELLGVSGDQVGRHAADLGLTAPLTETLLSAEPRVDEVHVTEDRIVVVNTSPVSGGERHGTVVTLRDHTELQALTGELDSVRGFTEALRSQAHEAAGRLHAVVSLIELGRAPEAVEFATAELELAQALTDQVVGAVAEPVLAALLLGKAAQASERGVALTLADDSRIDDGVLPATLPARDLVTILGNLIDNAVDAALDGADARSPQVTVTAHVAEGELLLSVRDTGTGLDPERTADAFRRGWSTKSEGRGLGLALVGQSVRRNDGTIGISRAPGGGAEFTVRLPLRADAAVPM
- a CDS encoding LLM class flavin-dependent oxidoreductase; its protein translation is MTTTTKTLRIGTFALAGRFPGQSDAEALHRTVRSAVAADEAGLDSVWLAEHHFVPYGVCPSAATLAALLLGRTRRIRIGTAISVLTTTHPVSLGEQAALLHIASGGRFSLGVGRGGPWIDLEVFGGGVEALEKGFPEALDLLLRWLGEASVGADGDRYRFREVAVVPRAADGPPVLVACTSPGTVREAARHGLPMLLGMHIGDEEKAHMVALWRAAAGEAGVDGDTIAAADHVSVGVAQVSDSQTEAVETLRRALPGWLRQGLAAHRTVDGRARRMRDALAYTELLCELHPVGPPQLCADRLAATAERTGITRFALLVEGSGDTVTTELNVRRLAGDVLPLLPVHAEPRGAAARGTTAVAEARATVSSPAAPATG
- a CDS encoding SCO5389 family protein produces the protein MSLDVSPALLEQAERGEVDEAEFIDCVRNSLPFAWNMISTLVARLQVDGGEFADNTTPPPDEQARGQLLRALASDAIRGALERHFGVKLAFQNCHRVAVFPLGAESASSLTRFTSIRGQILNQSPELRDC
- a CDS encoding ABC transporter permease encodes the protein MTTQPLVPPQAPPFTPPAQGVAPGYASPIPVRATHLGHAIASEWTKIRTVRSTVWTLIIMFLLTVGVGLLYAGALSGEEYVGMPLLAGGFFGLMFGQICVITLGVLVISSEYGTGMMRTTFTACPQRGRVLLAKALVFFLLAFTMTLIACALTGLIHSSMLGDQILPSYAADDPFMEDSIEHGELVATGGHWLGATVGAALYVSLLGLLGLAVGGLLRHSAGAITTMLGIVLLPLLTALFMVGESLASTREKLIEYSPLNGLASLYRIPMEGDDSATGWPLLGLLAAVTVAALVGAYVRLTTTDA
- a CDS encoding response regulator, whose protein sequence is MTGSRDAASEIRVLVVEDDPLAAEAHRQYVQRVPGFTVCGTARTGAQARREVERAPVDLLLLDLYLPDGHGLRLVRALRAAGHDTDVIAVTSARDLAVVREGVSLGVVQYVLKPFAFATLRDRLGRYAEFRAAVGEAAGQEEVDRALSALRAPRPAALPKGMSDSTLAAVTRVLRAAPEEGVTASATAEAAGVSRITARRYLEHLVDAGRAERRPRYGHVGRPELCYRWLAEHR
- a CDS encoding ABC transporter ATP-binding protein, translated to MIEAVGLTKSYGSKTAVYNLTFQVRPGKVTGFLGPNGAGKSTTMRMILGLDEPTGGGVTIGGYPYRQLPNAPRQVGALLDANAKHGGRSARAHLLCLAQLSGIPARRVDEVLGVVGLQDVARKRSKGFSLGMGQRLGIAAALLGDPQVLLFDEPVNGLDPEGILWVRHLMRRLAAEGRTVFVSSHLMSEMAQTADHLIVIGRGQLMADMPVQDFIQQNSTGYARVRVPDGEREQHEALVRALSGAGGHVTPEQDGALKVIGLELPRISDLAHEAGARLWELSPHQASLEEAYMRMTQGAVDFRSTADQRAGLQYAPAPPHHPLPHPTAAGYAAPAPVAAPAVAQVPPQAQAAPAAPGTMRLQAMPPAQAPAPVPQAAPGTMRLQAMPPAQAQAQAPAPVPQAAPGTMRLQAMPARSTPPSQDAAPQEEADFPIAPAAPPAQGAGTVQLRAMPAAPPSAPPAPPAQGTAPGGSATSEDVR
- a CDS encoding ABC transporter permease: MTNGRVLLSEWTKIRSVRSTVWTLVTALVVTATFGTLISLLFRNTYEDLSRADRLTFDPTLTSFAGITLGQLAMIAYGILVVSNEYGTGMIRASLAAVPRRGVLMSAKVAVATAPALPVGLATSFLTFFLGQTALGRYRTDLGEPGVLRAVFGAGLYLALIALFAMGVAWALRGPVLSFGVLIPFFFLISGILANVSATEKIGDYLPDQAGSRIMRVVDDGEQPYGPWGGLAIMLGWIVAAQLAGYLVLRKRDA
- a CDS encoding ATP/GTP-binding protein; this translates as MSPRRNRPHGGQQPHHADGPREWGLEVAEEWRGEEWVVRRIAGAAAAKHYRCPGCDQEIPPRVPHVVAWPRLGAVDDRRHWHRACWDARDRRGARVQRSRNAPRY